From Mustela erminea isolate mMusErm1 chromosome 1, mMusErm1.Pri, whole genome shotgun sequence, a single genomic window includes:
- the VMAC gene encoding vimentin-type intermediate filament-associated coiled-coil protein, whose amino-acid sequence MSAPPPLQIREANAHLAAVHRRVAELEARLDAAERTVRAQAERLARHDQQLRAALDELGRAKDCEIAALQEQLLTSEATVHSLQAAVRQRDELIGQLQPRAELLQDICRRRPPLAGLLAALAEAERLGPLPTRDPSHPFPGGPSPRLANSTGEEEDRDRLQPAVFGTTV is encoded by the exons ATGTCGGCGCCGCCGCCGCTGCAGATCCGCGAGGCGAACGCACACCTGGCGGCTGTGCACCGGCGCGTCGCGGAGTTGGAGGCGCGGCTGGACGCGGCGGAGCGCACAGTGCGCGCCCAGGCCGAGCGCCTGGCCCGCCACGACCAGCAGCTGCGCGCTGCCCTGGACGAGCTGGGCCGCGCCAAGGACTG TGAGATTGCGGCTCTCCAGGAGCAGCTGCTGACCTCCGAAGCCACTGTCCACAGCCTGCAGGCTGCTGTACGCCAGAGGGATGAGCTCATTGGGCAGCTGCAGCCCCGGGCGGAGCTGCTGCAGGACATCTGCCGTCGCCGGCCACCCCTGGCCGGGCTGCTGGCCGCCCTGGCGGAGGCTGAACGCCTGGGGCCCCTGCCAACCAGAGACCCCAGCCACCCATTCCCTGGTGGGCCCAGCCCACGCCTTGCCAACAGcactggggaagaggaggacagGGACCGCCTGCAGCCTGCAGTGTTTGGGACCACGGTGTGA